A genomic stretch from Terriglobus sp. RCC_193 includes:
- a CDS encoding ferrous iron transporter B — MSTVTVIAVEKSTSAKPAGAYHTIGLIGPPNVGKTTLFNRLTGLRQKVSNYSGVTVEHRSGRLKSGQTVIDLPGVWSLTPESEDQKIAVNVLHGAQPGVPKLDAVLLVVDGTALHRYLGLIHEVLACGLPTMVLINMADELVARDGYIDPLAVARELGSPTALISASRGTGMEAISHFLNGEHAAAQILPVLQAGGNAAPGCATDCNTLTRSGAYRRPHHSRFTRTFDRWALHPVAGPLMCIFFIAAAFQIMFRLAYPAGQWLSTWLGNIGIAAGAHIPDAILRAIIVDGIWNGIASILGFLPTILCMFLVITLLEDSGYMARAAVIADRTMGHVGLNGRSFLPLLSAYACAVPAIMATRAIPSKRDRLATILIAPFMTCSARLPVYALLIAAFIPQRKVLGNLLGLQAVTLMLLYAVGLLAALFTAKLLHSSALKGQASMFAIELPNYRMPRLRTVALAIYDRSMVFLKQVGTVILVLNLAIWFLSHMPFHNGQPSDVGASYLARLGDVIQPLLHPLGLNRNVGISLLGAFVARESVVSTLATLYGQVNVGDALRGEIGLSGAIALLVFFALAMQCTATLAVVRRETNSWKWPLLQFAYMTVLAYGASFTTYRIALAMHL, encoded by the coding sequence GTGAGCACCGTAACGGTCATCGCAGTGGAGAAATCCACATCGGCCAAACCCGCGGGGGCCTATCACACCATTGGTCTCATCGGTCCGCCGAACGTCGGTAAGACCACACTGTTCAATCGGCTGACAGGACTGCGCCAGAAGGTCAGCAACTACAGCGGCGTCACCGTGGAGCATCGCTCCGGCAGATTGAAGTCCGGACAGACAGTCATTGACCTTCCCGGCGTGTGGTCGCTCACACCTGAAAGCGAAGATCAGAAGATCGCAGTCAATGTTCTGCATGGCGCGCAGCCCGGGGTCCCCAAGCTGGATGCGGTGCTGCTCGTCGTCGATGGTACAGCACTGCACCGCTACCTGGGCCTTATCCATGAAGTGCTGGCATGCGGTCTCCCCACCATGGTGCTGATCAATATGGCGGACGAACTGGTGGCACGCGACGGCTACATTGATCCGCTGGCCGTGGCACGCGAATTAGGTTCGCCTACAGCCCTGATCAGTGCGTCCCGCGGCACCGGCATGGAAGCCATCTCGCATTTTCTGAACGGGGAGCACGCCGCCGCACAGATTCTGCCTGTGCTGCAGGCCGGTGGTAACGCCGCTCCCGGATGCGCTACAGACTGCAACACGCTCACACGTTCCGGCGCATATCGCCGCCCGCATCATTCCAGGTTCACGCGCACTTTTGATCGCTGGGCGCTGCATCCGGTCGCTGGGCCGCTGATGTGCATCTTCTTCATCGCTGCCGCATTTCAGATCATGTTTCGCCTCGCCTATCCAGCAGGCCAATGGCTCAGCACATGGCTTGGGAACATTGGCATCGCGGCAGGTGCGCATATCCCGGACGCGATCCTGCGCGCCATCATCGTCGATGGTATCTGGAACGGCATCGCCTCCATCCTCGGTTTTCTGCCCACAATTCTCTGCATGTTCCTTGTGATCACGCTGCTTGAGGACTCTGGTTACATGGCACGCGCAGCCGTCATTGCAGACCGCACCATGGGCCACGTGGGCCTGAACGGACGCTCGTTCCTGCCGCTGCTCAGCGCCTATGCCTGCGCCGTTCCCGCCATCATGGCAACGCGCGCTATCCCATCCAAGCGCGACCGCCTTGCCACCATTCTCATCGCGCCGTTCATGACATGCAGCGCTCGCCTGCCGGTGTACGCGTTGCTTATCGCAGCATTCATTCCGCAGCGCAAAGTTCTGGGCAATCTGCTCGGCCTGCAGGCCGTCACGCTGATGCTGCTCTATGCGGTCGGTCTTCTCGCAGCACTGTTCACTGCGAAGCTGCTGCATTCCAGCGCACTCAAGGGCCAGGCATCGATGTTCGCCATCGAGCTGCCAAACTATCGTATGCCGCGCCTGCGCACCGTGGCACTGGCCATCTACGACCGCAGCATGGTCTTCCTGAAGCAGGTGGGTACGGTCATCCTTGTGCTGAACCTCGCCATCTGGTTCCTCTCGCATATGCCGTTCCACAATGGCCAACCCAGCGATGTGGGCGCAAGCTATCTCGCCCGGCTCGGCGATGTCATTCAACCTCTGCTGCATCCGCTTGGTCTGAATCGCAACGTTGGTATTTCACTGCTTGGCGCATTCGTAGCACGTGAAAGTGTCGTCAGCACGCTGGCCACACTCTACGGACAGGTCAACGTGGGCGATGCTCTGCGTGGCGAGATCGGCCTTTCCGGAGCTATCGCGCTGCTGGTCTTCTTCGCGCTTGCGATGCAATGCACAGCAACGCTCGCCGTCGTACGCCGCGAAACAAATAGCTGGAAGTGGCCACTGCTGCAATTCGCCTACATGACCGTGCTGGCTTATGGTGCATCGTTTACCACCTACCGCATTGCACTCGCCATGCACCTGTAG
- a CDS encoding FeoA family protein, whose product MHLAELKHGEKATVLGVAQGEAYCHLCALGLNAGAEVEVVRTLSRRTVLIVRVDGFDIALRGETASTVKIRMESAL is encoded by the coding sequence GTGCACCTGGCAGAGTTGAAGCATGGAGAGAAGGCCACGGTGCTGGGTGTGGCACAGGGCGAGGCCTATTGCCACCTGTGCGCCCTGGGGCTGAATGCCGGAGCGGAAGTAGAAGTCGTGCGGACCCTTTCGCGCCGCACTGTCCTCATTGTTCGCGTGGATGGCTTTGATATTGCGCTCCGTGGCGAAACGGCTTCTACGGTAAAAATCCGCATGGAGAGTGCCCTGTGA
- a CDS encoding tyrosine-protein phosphatase encodes MIDIHHHLLPGVDDGSKSLEQSIAMVTMAVEDGITHIVATPHADDTWKYNRERNAELLQQLREALPAEVATKITLGLGCDFHMNWENTEDAHVHKRRYTINETEYLLVELPDVGIPNRIDELLYQLRVDGLTPILTHPERNTTLQRTRDRLREWMKSGLLLQVTAGSITGHFGSTAETFAWELLEKRWVHFLATDAHNLDRRPPHMSSAYRLVAERLGTETAQRLCITNPLAVFEGKPWPSQPAPVGVFEQQFGDDDDDEKPSFWRRIFGR; translated from the coding sequence ATGATTGATATTCACCACCATCTATTGCCCGGTGTGGACGACGGCTCGAAGAGCCTTGAGCAATCCATTGCCATGGTTACCATGGCGGTGGAAGATGGCATCACTCACATCGTCGCCACGCCACATGCGGACGACACGTGGAAGTACAACCGCGAGCGCAACGCAGAACTGCTTCAACAGTTGCGTGAAGCATTACCTGCAGAAGTCGCCACAAAGATCACACTGGGCCTCGGCTGCGACTTCCATATGAACTGGGAAAACACGGAAGACGCTCACGTTCACAAGCGCCGTTACACCATCAATGAAACGGAATACCTGCTTGTTGAACTGCCCGATGTCGGCATTCCAAACCGGATCGATGAGCTGCTCTACCAGCTCCGCGTAGATGGCCTGACTCCGATCCTGACTCATCCAGAACGCAACACCACACTGCAACGCACGCGCGATCGCCTGCGCGAATGGATGAAGAGCGGCCTGCTTCTGCAGGTAACCGCAGGCTCCATCACGGGCCACTTCGGCAGCACTGCGGAAACCTTTGCATGGGAGCTGCTGGAGAAACGCTGGGTACACTTCCTGGCCACCGACGCGCATAACCTGGACCGCCGTCCACCGCACATGAGTTCTGCGTATCGACTTGTGGCAGAACGGCTTGGCACGGAAACCGCGCAGCGGCTTTGCATCACCAATCCCCTTGCGGTGTTTGAAGGCAAGCCCTGGCCGTCACAACCCGCACCAGTTGGCGTCTTTGAGCAGCAGTTTGGCGACGACGATGACGACGAGAAGCCCTCCTTCTGGCGGCGCATCTTCGGCCGCTGA
- the purQ gene encoding phosphoribosylformylglycinamidine synthase subunit PurQ, which translates to MKIGVLVFPGSNCDHDTYNVIDAVAQQPVTFLWHASEDLQGCDAILVPGGFAYGDYLRTGALARFAPIMGSVKKFAAQGGPVMGICNGFQILCESGLLPGALMRNAGLRYICKQVNLRTETNDSPFTHLLQRGEVLQMPIGHMEGNYFCDADTLATLKKQDRIAFRYSTTAGEITADANPNGSLENIAGVLSEGRNVLGMMPHPDRSSETLLGTADGLKLFQGLIASLQTA; encoded by the coding sequence ATGAAGATTGGCGTGCTTGTCTTCCCCGGATCCAACTGCGACCACGACACCTACAACGTGATCGATGCCGTCGCGCAACAGCCTGTGACCTTTCTCTGGCATGCCAGCGAGGATCTGCAGGGATGCGACGCCATCCTCGTCCCCGGTGGCTTCGCCTATGGCGACTATCTGCGCACGGGTGCGCTCGCACGCTTCGCCCCCATCATGGGTTCGGTGAAGAAGTTTGCCGCGCAGGGCGGCCCCGTCATGGGCATCTGCAACGGCTTCCAGATTCTCTGCGAGAGTGGCCTGCTGCCCGGCGCACTGATGCGTAATGCAGGTCTGCGCTACATCTGCAAGCAGGTCAACCTGCGCACCGAAACCAACGACTCGCCCTTCACGCACCTGCTGCAGCGCGGCGAAGTCCTCCAGATGCCCATTGGGCACATGGAAGGCAACTACTTCTGTGACGCCGACACGCTGGCCACGTTGAAGAAGCAGGACCGCATCGCTTTCCGTTACAGCACAACCGCCGGTGAGATCACTGCCGATGCCAACCCGAACGGTTCGCTGGAAAACATCGCCGGCGTACTCAGCGAAGGCCGCAATGTGCTGGGCATGATGCCGCATCCCGACCGCTCCAGCGAAACTCTTCTGGGCACCGCCGACGGCCTCAAACTCTTCCAGGGACTCATCGCGAGCCTGCAAACCGCCTGA
- a CDS encoding AI-2E family transporter — translation MPFVAFWLDAQCISMDEEYNVADEQYPNRQTNPYESSVSQPSDHLRTAGTALMGWWRATTLDALCVGLMWFVGLYFIHVPWAPLWALVAAVCQFVPGIGTALAVCGPAIAAFFASVDTDLDKLWWTLGLYAFIAIVDGVLIQPLLLKRSTLVPWWAAMLGPIVGGILLPPWGALLAPPVLAVIYAFRNANRSH, via the coding sequence GTGCCTTTCGTTGCCTTCTGGCTTGATGCGCAATGCATCTCAATGGATGAGGAATACAACGTGGCGGACGAGCAGTATCCCAATCGGCAAACAAATCCTTATGAGTCTTCCGTTTCGCAACCGTCAGACCATCTGCGTACAGCAGGCACTGCGCTGATGGGATGGTGGCGTGCCACCACGCTCGATGCGCTGTGTGTGGGCCTGATGTGGTTCGTGGGTTTGTACTTCATCCATGTGCCGTGGGCACCGTTGTGGGCGCTGGTGGCCGCGGTCTGTCAATTTGTGCCGGGCATTGGAACGGCACTTGCCGTATGCGGACCTGCAATTGCTGCATTCTTCGCGTCCGTGGATACAGACCTGGACAAGCTGTGGTGGACGCTGGGGCTGTATGCGTTTATTGCGATTGTCGATGGCGTGTTGATACAACCGCTGTTACTGAAGCGCAGCACGCTGGTGCCGTGGTGGGCAGCGATGCTGGGGCCGATCGTTGGTGGCATTCTATTGCCGCCGTGGGGCGCGTTGCTGGCCCCGCCAGTGCTCGCAGTGATCTATGCGTTTCGGAATGCAAACCGGAGCCATTAA
- a CDS encoding ABC transporter permease codes for MRMLPGSFSNLRSRGEMAIPRTLARSQAVRRSWPFLLDLIVASIGLAAFYGVVQIARLWLGHAQPQVTLSLSPRALPLYALYSVVRMFLAYLLSLAFAIGYGYVAAYSRRMEALMIAVLDILQSIPVLSFLPGVMLAMVALFPSRQLGLELGAIILIFTGQVWNMAFSFYSSLKSLPRELTEASAIYGYSRWQRLFQLELPFAAIGLIWNSMVSVAGGWFFLMACEMFVLGPRDFRLPGLGSYLQTAASEGNTTAILWGLSTMILIIVATDQLLWRPIIAWSDRFKFEQVESARHVRSPLLAILQQSRFVKRMRHVTLSPMLDKLYRHEAKRGPTHVTLDDDDQRSPSALAQVVLAIVIFAAVAYAAIQALHLLHSIDRKEFGIVLGGAGMTLLRVIASLFLATLWTVPVGVAIGSHPRLARIAQPLAQIAASVPATALFPVILLLLLRSGGGMNTAAILLMLLGTQWYVLFNVIAGAMAIPTDLKEVSRLFRFGTVQRWKTIILPGIFPYLLTGLITASGGAWNASIIAEYFRLKGKTMTAFGLGEQISAATDAGNFAVLLLATIVMALMVVTINRLVWRPLFRIAESKYRLGA; via the coding sequence ATGAGGATGCTGCCTGGCAGCTTCAGTAATTTGCGGTCGCGGGGTGAGATGGCCATCCCGCGCACACTCGCGCGTTCACAGGCAGTACGTAGAAGCTGGCCCTTCCTTCTTGACCTGATCGTCGCCAGCATTGGTCTTGCGGCGTTCTATGGAGTGGTGCAGATTGCGCGGCTGTGGCTGGGCCACGCACAGCCTCAGGTCACATTGTCACTGTCACCACGAGCCTTGCCGCTGTATGCGCTCTATTCCGTCGTGCGCATGTTCCTCGCGTACCTGCTGAGCCTGGCGTTCGCCATCGGTTATGGCTACGTTGCTGCGTACAGCCGCAGGATGGAAGCGCTGATGATCGCGGTGCTGGACATCCTGCAATCCATCCCCGTATTGAGCTTCCTTCCCGGCGTCATGCTGGCCATGGTGGCACTGTTTCCTTCGCGTCAACTTGGCCTGGAACTGGGCGCTATCATTCTCATCTTCACCGGCCAGGTGTGGAACATGGCGTTCTCGTTTTACTCGTCGTTGAAGAGTCTCCCACGCGAGTTAACGGAAGCCAGCGCCATTTATGGCTACTCCCGCTGGCAGCGTCTCTTCCAGCTTGAGCTCCCCTTCGCTGCCATCGGTCTTATCTGGAACAGCATGGTCTCCGTTGCGGGCGGATGGTTCTTTCTGATGGCCTGCGAAATGTTTGTGCTGGGCCCGCGCGACTTCCGCCTGCCCGGCCTTGGCAGCTATCTGCAAACAGCTGCCAGTGAAGGCAACACCACGGCCATCCTATGGGGCCTGTCGACGATGATTCTCATCATCGTCGCAACGGACCAACTCTTGTGGCGACCGATCATTGCATGGAGCGATCGGTTCAAATTTGAGCAAGTAGAGAGCGCCCGTCATGTACGTTCGCCGCTGCTGGCCATTCTGCAACAATCCCGTTTTGTGAAGCGGATGCGGCACGTCACGCTTTCCCCCATGCTGGATAAGCTGTACCGCCATGAAGCGAAGCGCGGACCAACGCATGTCACGCTGGACGATGACGATCAGCGCTCGCCTTCTGCACTCGCCCAAGTCGTTCTGGCAATTGTGATTTTCGCGGCAGTGGCTTATGCCGCAATACAGGCACTGCATCTGCTACATTCCATCGACCGCAAGGAATTTGGAATCGTGCTCGGCGGGGCAGGTATGACGCTCTTGCGCGTGATCGCTTCCCTGTTTCTTGCGACATTGTGGACCGTACCCGTTGGTGTGGCCATCGGATCGCATCCACGTCTCGCCCGTATCGCACAACCATTGGCACAGATCGCAGCCAGTGTTCCTGCCACTGCATTGTTTCCTGTGATTCTGCTGCTTCTGCTGCGCAGTGGTGGCGGCATGAACACAGCGGCCATCCTGCTGATGCTGCTTGGCACCCAGTGGTATGTGCTGTTCAACGTGATCGCAGGCGCAATGGCCATCCCGACGGATCTCAAAGAAGTTTCGCGACTCTTCCGCTTCGGCACTGTGCAGCGCTGGAAGACCATCATTCTTCCTGGCATCTTTCCTTACCTGTTGACCGGCCTCATCACCGCCAGTGGCGGCGCATGGAATGCCAGCATCATCGCGGAATACTTCCGTTTGAAGGGTAAGACGATGACAGCCTTCGGCCTGGGAGAACAGATCAGCGCCGCAACCGATGCCGGCAACTTCGCAGTGCTGTTGCTGGCCACCATCGTGATGGCACTGATGGTGGTAACGATCAATCGCCTGGTATGGCGTCCACTCTTCCGAATAGCAGAATCGAAGTATCGCCTCGGCGCTTAA
- a CDS encoding nitrate/sulfonate/bicarbonate ABC transporter ATP-binding protein, with protein MPQAIIRAERVEKYYAQPSENRIQVISPTDLSIVPGEIVALLGPSGSGKSTLLRMLTGLSVPSGGQVYWHEKPIGQTEINVSIVFQSFALFPWLTVLENVEAPLQARGMEPAKRRKRAMKMLDTVGLDGFQHAYPKELSGGMRQRVGFARALVVEPEVLFMDEPFSALDVLTAENLRSELLELWQKKTMPTQAIFIVTHNIEEAVLLADRIIVLGRNPGHVRTDFRVALQHPRDRKAAAFTQLVDYIYKVLTQPEAQPPELPRTAGGKRVRDQRLMSYQMLPHARPGGIAGLLELMVDHGGKADIYRLADDLAFEVDDLLPIVDAASLLGFLTVTEGDATLTPNGTEYANAEILRQKEIFREAALEHVLLLRQIMRALEAKSDGSVPEEFFHDMLDEQFSEEETLRQLETAINWGRYAELFDFDAQRHRFILAHAAEPAVETHE; from the coding sequence ATGCCACAGGCCATCATTCGCGCCGAACGCGTTGAAAAATATTATGCCCAGCCGAGCGAGAACCGTATTCAGGTCATCTCGCCGACTGACCTGTCCATTGTGCCGGGTGAAATCGTCGCGCTTCTGGGGCCCTCCGGCTCCGGCAAGTCGACATTGCTGCGCATGCTCACGGGACTTTCCGTGCCATCGGGTGGCCAGGTGTACTGGCATGAAAAACCGATCGGCCAGACAGAGATCAACGTCTCCATCGTCTTCCAGAGCTTTGCTCTTTTCCCGTGGCTCACAGTGTTGGAGAACGTTGAAGCGCCGCTGCAGGCGCGCGGCATGGAACCCGCAAAGCGCCGCAAACGCGCCATGAAGATGCTGGACACAGTAGGCCTCGACGGCTTCCAGCACGCGTATCCCAAAGAACTCTCCGGTGGCATGCGCCAGCGTGTGGGCTTCGCACGTGCGCTGGTTGTCGAACCAGAAGTGCTCTTTATGGATGAGCCCTTCTCCGCACTCGACGTGCTCACCGCTGAGAACCTGCGTTCGGAGCTGCTGGAGCTATGGCAGAAGAAGACCATGCCCACGCAGGCCATCTTCATCGTGACGCACAACATTGAAGAAGCCGTGCTTCTTGCGGATCGCATCATCGTTCTGGGCCGCAATCCCGGCCACGTACGCACAGATTTCCGCGTCGCACTGCAGCATCCGCGCGACCGCAAGGCCGCAGCGTTTACGCAACTAGTGGATTACATCTATAAGGTGCTGACGCAGCCTGAAGCACAGCCACCAGAGCTACCACGCACCGCTGGCGGCAAGCGTGTTCGCGATCAGCGCTTGATGAGCTACCAGATGTTGCCGCATGCGCGTCCCGGCGGCATCGCGGGTCTTCTTGAATTGATGGTGGATCACGGTGGCAAGGCCGACATCTATCGCCTGGCCGATGATCTTGCTTTCGAAGTGGATGACTTATTGCCCATCGTTGACGCCGCCTCATTGTTAGGTTTCCTAACTGTTACAGAAGGCGATGCCACGCTTACCCCGAACGGCACCGAATACGCAAACGCAGAAATCCTGCGGCAAAAGGAGATCTTCCGCGAGGCCGCGCTTGAGCACGTGCTGCTGTTGCGCCAGATTATGCGCGCATTGGAAGCCAAGAGCGACGGATCAGTACCGGAAGAATTCTTCCACGACATGCTGGACGAACAATTCAGCGAAGAAGAAACTCTGCGTCAACTTGAAACGGCCATCAACTGGGGCCGTTATGCCGAACTGTTTGACTTTGACGCGCAGCGCCACCGCTTCATCCTGGCACACGCTGCTGAGCCTGCCGTGGAGACGCACGAATGA
- a CDS encoding response regulator, producing the protein MTTPSKPKVLVADDEQVIANTLAIILNQAGFEAKAVYSGESAVEIIDQFQPNMLISDVIMTGMTGIEAAIKIREKLPTCKILLFSGQAATADLLEKARAQGHEFEILAKPVHPTDLLAKLRS; encoded by the coding sequence ATGACAACCCCCAGCAAACCGAAGGTACTGGTTGCCGACGACGAACAGGTGATTGCCAACACTCTCGCAATCATCCTCAATCAGGCAGGCTTTGAGGCCAAGGCCGTGTACTCCGGCGAATCTGCCGTGGAAATCATTGATCAGTTTCAACCCAACATGCTGATTTCAGATGTGATCATGACCGGCATGACGGGTATTGAAGCTGCCATCAAAATCCGGGAAAAACTGCCCACCTGCAAGATACTGTTGTTCAGCGGACAGGCCGCCACGGCTGACCTGCTGGAGAAGGCGCGTGCACAGGGGCATGAGTTTGAGATTCTGGCCAAGCCAGTGCACCCGACGGACCTGCTGGCCAAGCTCCGCAGCTAA
- a CDS encoding glycosyltransferase family 2 protein — protein sequence MISVMVLTLNEERDLPGCLESIAWSDDVWVLDSFSTDRTTAIAEASGAKVVQRKFDNWASHQNWAMENIPFKHPWVFYIDADERMTEGLRTAIHHAITAQNGHVAFEVERRDFLNGTWLKHVQLSAWYTRLFQPSRMRYERLVNPVSVVDGTTGRIAGYLDHFPFSKGITFWIQRHNDYSTREAQQLLLNQAGAPPFRLRDAFFASDFQTRRKQQKQLFYRLPGRPVLKFLLIYFAKRGFLDGSAGLTYALLQSIYEYFIVLKTRELKQNRQ from the coding sequence ATGATCTCCGTTATGGTTCTCACTCTGAATGAAGAGCGCGATCTTCCAGGATGCCTTGAATCCATAGCATGGTCCGATGATGTCTGGGTACTCGACTCTTTCTCCACCGACCGAACCACAGCCATCGCAGAGGCGTCCGGTGCAAAGGTAGTGCAGCGCAAGTTCGATAACTGGGCCTCTCATCAGAACTGGGCCATGGAAAACATCCCATTCAAACATCCGTGGGTGTTTTACATCGACGCGGATGAACGGATGACCGAGGGGCTTCGCACCGCCATCCATCACGCAATAACAGCACAGAACGGACACGTTGCCTTTGAAGTAGAACGACGCGATTTCCTGAACGGAACATGGTTGAAACACGTCCAGCTTTCCGCCTGGTACACCCGTCTCTTTCAGCCTTCCCGAATGCGTTACGAGCGGCTGGTCAATCCCGTCTCCGTAGTCGATGGAACGACAGGACGCATCGCAGGCTATCTGGACCATTTCCCTTTCAGCAAAGGCATTACCTTCTGGATCCAGCGGCATAACGACTACAGCACACGCGAAGCGCAACAACTGCTACTGAATCAGGCAGGCGCTCCGCCCTTTCGCCTGCGCGACGCGTTCTTCGCTTCGGACTTTCAAACGCGAAGAAAGCAGCAGAAACAGTTGTTCTACCGGCTACCCGGACGCCCCGTTCTGAAATTTCTATTGATCTATTTCGCCAAGCGAGGCTTTCTCGATGGCAGCGCAGGCCTGACCTACGCTCTGCTTCAATCGATTTATGAATATTTCATCGTGCTAAAAACACGGGAGCTGAAACAGAATCGGCAGTAA
- a CDS encoding putative colanic acid biosynthesis acetyltransferase, with protein sequence MAREAAYVATDHIDESEHADPYLRPAFTRRNRVMRVLWGVVWLLLYRPSPRPMHGWRSLLLRMFGATMGSDCHFYPKSKIWAPWNLFCADQVTAADGVEIYNPAPMHFGSHAIVSQDAYLCGATHDYNLAAFPLLAYEMRFGAYSWVCARAIVGPGANLGEGAVLGLGSVATRSLDPWTVHAGSPARLVKERTRTQGVTPA encoded by the coding sequence ATGGCGCGTGAAGCGGCCTACGTGGCTACCGACCATATCGACGAAAGCGAACACGCTGACCCGTATCTGCGTCCCGCATTCACGCGGCGCAATCGTGTCATGCGTGTGCTTTGGGGTGTGGTCTGGCTGCTTCTGTATCGACCGTCGCCGCGCCCCATGCACGGCTGGCGCTCCCTGCTACTGCGTATGTTCGGAGCCACGATGGGCTCAGATTGTCACTTCTACCCGAAATCAAAAATCTGGGCTCCGTGGAATCTCTTTTGTGCGGACCAGGTCACCGCTGCCGATGGCGTGGAGATTTACAACCCCGCTCCCATGCACTTTGGTTCACACGCCATCGTGTCGCAGGACGCCTATCTCTGCGGCGCGACACACGATTACAACCTGGCCGCATTCCCTCTGCTGGCCTACGAAATGCGTTTCGGTGCCTACTCGTGGGTATGCGCGCGAGCGATCGTGGGTCCTGGCGCCAACCTGGGCGAAGGCGCTGTCCTGGGACTCGGCTCCGTCGCCACCCGTAGTCTTGATCCATGGACCGTCCATGCAGGTTCCCCGGCACGCCTGGTCAAAGAACGCACACGCACACAGGGAGTCACACCCGCATGA
- a CDS encoding glycosyltransferase: protein MRILHVIATLDPAAGGPIEGVRTLFGYKNEGYEGEAVTFDAPGAPYLQGLPFPVYPLGPRTSTYGYTAKLLPWLRENRHRYDGVIVNGLWQYTGLATMRAMRGHKPYMVFSHGMLDPYFKRRYPLKHLKKAVYWYPAEYWVLRNAYRVLFTTTSEEKLAEESFAFWKWKSQVVPYGIRAPQSDPAEDIAAFLRVVPAVEGKRFLIYLSRIHPKKGCDLLLQAFVSIATTDPELHLVMAGPDETGWIPELQKIVDEAGLTDRVHWPGILRGSEKWGSFRAAEAFILPSHQENFGIAVAEALGARKPVLLSDKVNIGDMIRDEGCALIEPDTAEGTRRLMERWIALSTEEKQRMSDAAAECFRTRFNMLETAQAIMALFQQAKNEGAN from the coding sequence ATGCGTATTCTGCACGTTATCGCCACGCTGGATCCCGCCGCCGGCGGCCCTATCGAAGGTGTGCGCACACTTTTCGGATACAAGAACGAAGGCTATGAAGGCGAAGCAGTCACGTTCGACGCACCAGGCGCACCTTATCTGCAGGGACTCCCCTTTCCGGTTTATCCTCTTGGACCACGCACTTCCACCTATGGCTACACGGCAAAGCTGTTGCCCTGGCTGCGCGAGAACCGGCATCGTTATGACGGTGTGATCGTCAATGGTTTGTGGCAATACACGGGTCTGGCCACCATGCGAGCCATGCGCGGCCACAAGCCGTACATGGTGTTCTCGCACGGCATGCTGGACCCGTACTTCAAACGCCGCTATCCGCTGAAGCATTTGAAGAAAGCCGTTTACTGGTATCCCGCGGAGTATTGGGTTCTGCGAAACGCCTATCGCGTACTGTTCACCACCACGAGCGAAGAAAAGCTTGCGGAAGAAAGCTTCGCCTTCTGGAAATGGAAGTCCCAGGTGGTGCCCTATGGCATCCGCGCTCCGCAGAGCGATCCTGCAGAGGACATCGCTGCATTCCTCCGTGTTGTTCCAGCCGTGGAAGGCAAACGCTTTCTCATCTACCTGAGCCGTATCCATCCCAAAAAAGGGTGCGACCTGCTCCTGCAAGCATTTGTCTCCATCGCGACCACCGATCCGGAACTCCATCTCGTCATGGCAGGCCCAGACGAAACTGGTTGGATACCCGAGCTACAAAAGATCGTGGACGAAGCTGGTCTTACCGACCGCGTTCACTGGCCCGGCATTCTGCGTGGTTCAGAAAAGTGGGGTTCCTTCCGCGCTGCTGAGGCGTTCATACTCCCCTCGCATCAGGAGAATTTCGGTATCGCAGTCGCAGAAGCTCTGGGAGCGAGGAAGCCTGTTCTGTTGAGCGATAAGGTCAACATCGGGGACATGATCCGCGACGAAGGTTGTGCTCTCATTGAGCCAGACACCGCCGAGGGGACTCGCCGGTTAATGGAACGCTGGATTGCATTGTCTACGGAAGAAAAACAACGCATGAGCGATGCAGCAGCGGAATGCTTCCGCACACGCTTCAATATGCTGGAGACCGCCCAAGCCATCATGGCCCTCTTCCAACAAGCGAAGAACGAAGGAGCAAACTGA